In a single window of the Arthrobacter sp. StoSoilA2 genome:
- a CDS encoding DedA family protein → MDFIAPETWGSAIYLWIVPIVLGDAIFPPIPSEMVVITGGALAADGHANFWLILLLAAFASWLGDMAVYVLFKRRVSHVLDRWGWGRKVHRGIHEAIAKAGRSSTYGAIIGARFVPGGRLATSSAAGIANVSARGFSLCAGLGAVLWAVWQVGLGYFTGSATKLPFWASSLIGVGVGLVIGVVVGLIVTRRRGNRSPVDEPFDGDLPQPE, encoded by the coding sequence ATGGACTTCATCGCCCCCGAGACGTGGGGATCCGCAATTTACTTGTGGATCGTTCCCATCGTGCTGGGCGACGCCATCTTCCCACCGATCCCGTCCGAAATGGTGGTCATCACCGGCGGTGCGCTGGCGGCCGACGGCCACGCCAATTTCTGGCTCATCCTCCTACTCGCAGCCTTCGCGTCCTGGCTCGGAGACATGGCAGTCTACGTGCTGTTCAAGCGGCGGGTGAGCCATGTACTTGATCGCTGGGGATGGGGCCGGAAAGTCCACCGTGGAATCCACGAGGCTATCGCCAAGGCAGGCCGATCCTCCACCTACGGCGCCATTATCGGCGCCCGGTTCGTCCCTGGCGGCAGGCTCGCAACCTCGTCCGCAGCTGGAATCGCCAACGTCTCGGCCCGCGGCTTCAGCCTCTGCGCCGGGTTGGGCGCAGTGCTGTGGGCGGTCTGGCAGGTGGGCCTGGGCTACTTCACAGGCTCTGCAACCAAACTGCCGTTCTGGGCCAGCTCACTGATTGGGGTGGGCGTCGGCTTGGTCATCGGTGTGGTGGTCGGGTTGATCGTGACACGGCGGCGCGGGAACCGTTCCCCAGTGGATGAACCCTTCGACGGCGACCTGCCGCAGCCGGAGTGA
- a CDS encoding O-acetyl-ADP-ribose deacetylase, which produces MQIEIMHGDITTRDVDAIVNAANSSLLGGGGVDGAIHRAAGPELLEACREVRRTKVPDGLAVGAAVVTPGFRLPARWVIHTVGPNRRAGQTDPALLASCFRESLNAAVELGARSIAFPAISAGIFGWDAREVAEVAFDAVSSFSSASAVDAGTASGLELVEFVLFSEDTTAVFRSVFS; this is translated from the coding sequence ATGCAGATCGAAATCATGCACGGGGACATCACCACGCGCGATGTAGATGCGATCGTCAACGCCGCCAACTCTTCACTGCTCGGTGGAGGGGGAGTGGACGGTGCGATACATCGGGCCGCCGGGCCGGAACTGCTGGAGGCCTGCCGCGAGGTCCGTCGCACCAAAGTGCCGGACGGTCTGGCTGTTGGCGCCGCCGTCGTGACTCCCGGATTCAGGCTCCCGGCGCGCTGGGTGATTCATACCGTAGGTCCCAACCGGCGTGCCGGCCAAACCGATCCTGCTCTGCTCGCCTCTTGCTTCCGGGAAAGCCTGAATGCGGCCGTGGAGTTGGGTGCACGGTCTATCGCTTTTCCCGCGATCAGCGCTGGAATCTTTGGTTGGGATGCCCGGGAGGTCGCGGAAGTAGCGTTCGACGCCGTGAGTTCGTTTTCATCTGCGTCTGCAGTTGATGCCGGGACGGCCAGCGGCCTTGAGTTGGTGGAGTTCGTCCTGTTTTCGGAGGATACGACGGCGGTCTTCCGGTCCGTGTTCAGCTAG
- a CDS encoding NAD(P)/FAD-dependent oxidoreductase: MSDYDVIIIGGGSAGLSAALVLSRARRNVLVVDSGEPRNAPAAHMQGFLSRDGMPPGEFLAAGRNEVKEYGGEILNAMVSEIVQCGESAFSVLLAHGQRVTARRLLIATGLTDELPDIPGLRERWARDVLHCPYCHGYEVRDQPLGVLGGSPDTVRYAQIIRQWSEDVVLFTPADTLSVDQRSQLVARSIGIVEGKVERVLVENGQLSGIQMDDGRVVPRKALFVPPSFAPNNELPVRLGCEIDENGWPVTDVHGQTTIPGVWVAGNVANPRAQVITAAGEGSASAIAINADLVDEDIRNAVRTFNLGL, translated from the coding sequence ATGAGCGACTATGACGTAATCATTATCGGCGGGGGATCTGCCGGCCTGTCCGCGGCACTGGTGTTGTCACGGGCACGCCGGAACGTTCTCGTGGTGGACTCCGGGGAGCCGCGCAACGCTCCCGCTGCCCACATGCAAGGGTTCCTGTCCCGTGACGGCATGCCCCCTGGAGAGTTTCTGGCAGCAGGACGGAACGAGGTCAAGGAATATGGGGGCGAGATCCTGAACGCCATGGTGAGCGAGATCGTGCAATGCGGAGAGTCCGCGTTCTCGGTTCTGCTGGCACACGGCCAACGGGTTACCGCCCGACGCCTGCTGATCGCAACGGGCCTCACTGATGAGCTGCCGGACATACCGGGACTTCGGGAGCGATGGGCCCGCGACGTATTGCACTGCCCGTACTGCCACGGCTACGAGGTACGTGACCAACCGTTGGGCGTCCTGGGTGGCTCTCCGGACACAGTCCGCTACGCACAGATCATCCGCCAGTGGAGTGAAGACGTAGTGCTGTTCACGCCCGCTGACACTCTGTCGGTCGATCAGCGCTCCCAACTGGTCGCCAGATCCATCGGCATCGTCGAAGGCAAAGTGGAGCGCGTCTTGGTCGAGAACGGCCAGCTCTCCGGAATCCAAATGGATGACGGCCGCGTTGTCCCCCGCAAGGCACTGTTCGTGCCGCCCAGCTTTGCCCCAAACAACGAGCTTCCCGTTCGCCTCGGCTGCGAAATCGACGAGAACGGCTGGCCTGTCACGGACGTTCACGGACAAACAACCATTCCCGGCGTATGGGTCGCCGGCAATGTTGCAAACCCCCGAGCCCAGGTCATTACCGCTGCCGGTGAAGGCTCCGCCTCGGCCATAGCCATCAACGCCGACCTCGTAGATGAGGACATCCGGAACGCCGTCCGCACCTTCAACCTGGGTCTTTGA
- a CDS encoding XRE family transcriptional regulator, giving the protein MDDTATVIASALDQVGPRLKRLRNQRNVTLTSLAATTGISKSTLSRLETGQRRPSLELLLPLAHAYHVPLDDLVGAPDVGDPRIRLKPRQANGRTVVPLTRHPGGVQAWKIVIPNSKIEPELKTHEGYEWLYVLSGRMRLVLGDHDLTLGPGEVAEFDTRVPHWFGSTGDQSAEVLSLFGQQGERMHVRAKSSREQGR; this is encoded by the coding sequence ATGGATGACACTGCAACAGTGATCGCATCGGCGCTTGATCAGGTCGGCCCCAGGCTCAAACGATTGCGTAACCAGCGCAATGTGACCCTGACCAGCCTCGCTGCTACGACCGGTATTTCGAAAAGCACATTGTCCCGGCTGGAGACGGGGCAGCGACGCCCCAGTTTGGAACTGCTCCTTCCGCTGGCGCACGCCTACCACGTGCCCCTGGATGATCTGGTGGGCGCTCCGGACGTTGGAGATCCCCGGATACGCCTCAAACCACGGCAGGCAAACGGGCGGACAGTAGTTCCGCTGACGAGGCACCCTGGGGGAGTCCAGGCCTGGAAGATCGTCATCCCCAACTCGAAGATCGAACCTGAACTCAAGACCCATGAGGGATATGAGTGGCTCTATGTTCTCTCCGGCCGTATGCGGCTCGTTCTGGGTGACCATGACTTAACTCTTGGGCCCGGTGAGGTGGCCGAGTTCGACACCCGAGTGCCGCACTGGTTCGGCAGTACGGGCGATCAGTCTGCGGAAGTGCTGAGCCTCTTCGGGCAGCAGGGGGAACGGATGCATGTCCGTGCCAAGTCCAGCCGGGAGCAAGGGCGCTAG
- a CDS encoding pseudouridine synthase codes for MQSPLPVRDGVNATRLRLPDDGPWDTAMDYMMHRWGHIDPQGIEDRFDAGEIVGEGGIPLDRGTKLEDHTFIWYYRTLPPETRLPVEINILHQDEHILVVDKPHFLPTTPGGTYIQESALVRLRNLLNLPDLIPMHRLDRMTAGILLLSTNPETRGKYQVLFEKRQVQKEYECVSAATPAAGYPAVEFPTVVRNRMTKSRSYLLAEVIDGLPNAETRIEQTRTFDAGTHQRALYRLEPHTGKTHQLRVHMASLGLGIVNDAFYPDLLDKAPDDYSKPLQLLARGITFVDPITNKPVEYRSRLKLSEALD; via the coding sequence ATGCAATCCCCCCTTCCCGTGCGCGACGGCGTAAACGCGACCCGCCTGCGCCTCCCGGATGACGGGCCGTGGGACACCGCGATGGACTACATGATGCATCGCTGGGGACACATTGATCCGCAGGGCATCGAGGACCGGTTCGATGCCGGCGAAATCGTGGGCGAGGGCGGCATACCCCTGGACCGCGGGACAAAACTCGAAGACCACACCTTCATTTGGTACTACCGCACGCTCCCGCCCGAAACGCGGCTGCCCGTGGAAATCAACATCCTCCACCAGGACGAGCACATCCTCGTGGTGGACAAGCCACACTTCCTCCCCACCACTCCAGGCGGGACGTACATCCAGGAATCCGCGCTGGTCCGGCTCCGGAACCTCCTGAATCTCCCGGATCTCATCCCCATGCACCGCCTCGACCGGATGACCGCCGGCATCCTGCTGCTCTCCACCAACCCGGAGACGCGCGGAAAATACCAAGTCCTCTTCGAGAAGCGACAAGTCCAAAAGGAATACGAGTGCGTGTCCGCCGCGACGCCCGCCGCAGGCTATCCCGCCGTCGAGTTCCCCACAGTGGTCCGCAACCGCATGACCAAGTCCCGCAGCTATCTGCTCGCCGAAGTTATCGATGGCCTGCCGAACGCGGAAACGCGCATCGAACAGACAAGAACGTTCGACGCCGGTACTCACCAGCGCGCGCTGTACCGACTGGAGCCGCACACCGGTAAGACGCACCAGCTCCGCGTGCATATGGCCTCGCTCGGTCTCGGCATTGTCAACGACGCCTTCTACCCGGACCTGCTGGACAAAGCCCCGGACGATTACAGCAAGCCACTTCAGTTGTTGGCCCGCGGCATCACCTTCGTGGATCCGATCACCAACAAGCCCGTGGAATACCGTAGCCGGCTGAAGCTCAGCGAAGCACTCGACTGA
- a CDS encoding helix-turn-helix domain-containing protein, giving the protein MLDIEVIEDAAAAEASLDPIRTRILQELAEPGSATQLAAKVGLPRQKVNYHLKALERHGLVELVEERRKGNVTERVLQATAASYLISPVALASVAPDPQRFADRFSAFWLLALASRTVQEMGKLISGAAAAKKKLASFAIDGEITFRSAADRAAFAEELGVAVTRLVDKYHDGGATAVAGGARKHRLVVVLHPTLKTQSTEKSAEKEQGND; this is encoded by the coding sequence ATGTTGGACATCGAAGTGATTGAGGACGCAGCCGCGGCAGAGGCCTCGCTGGATCCGATCCGCACGCGCATTTTGCAGGAGCTCGCCGAGCCTGGGTCGGCCACTCAACTGGCCGCCAAGGTAGGGCTACCCCGGCAAAAGGTCAACTATCACCTCAAAGCCCTGGAGCGGCATGGCTTGGTGGAGCTTGTGGAAGAGCGCCGGAAAGGCAACGTCACCGAGCGCGTCCTCCAGGCGACGGCGGCCTCGTACCTGATCTCGCCCGTCGCGTTGGCGTCGGTCGCCCCGGATCCGCAGCGTTTCGCCGACAGGTTCTCCGCCTTCTGGCTCCTGGCGCTCGCCTCCCGCACTGTTCAGGAAATGGGCAAACTTATTTCGGGTGCGGCCGCGGCCAAGAAGAAGCTCGCGAGCTTCGCGATCGACGGCGAAATTACTTTCCGATCAGCGGCGGACCGCGCCGCTTTCGCTGAGGAACTCGGCGTAGCCGTCACGCGCCTCGTGGATAAATATCACGACGGCGGTGCTACCGCAGTGGCGGGCGGCGCACGAAAGCACCGGCTCGTCGTCGTACTTCATCCCACACTCAAGACGCAGTCAACGGAAAAATCAGCAGAAAAGGAACAAGGCAATGACTGA
- a CDS encoding SRPBCC domain-containing protein, with amino-acid sequence MTDNRKFEIVADTELPGTPERVWQAVTKDTAAWMFPTDQWPDVKTVEEYPNHLVSRMEGPNGWFNQLEHVLEPVEGGRAKLHYVHSGIFDDNWDEQYDGASKHTEFYLHTLGQYLQYFDGQPVVFTDIQAPASSQTPDGFVQLKKALAVDGVEAGTPFEVDVDGVGRLSGEVDFSNENFLGLRTADTLFRFFGRNAFGAPVGMTVHEFGGSGDSELTAKAWGAFLEKVYA; translated from the coding sequence ATGACTGACAACCGGAAATTCGAGATCGTGGCGGACACCGAACTGCCGGGCACTCCTGAGCGGGTGTGGCAGGCGGTCACCAAGGACACGGCGGCCTGGATGTTTCCCACGGACCAGTGGCCCGACGTGAAGACTGTAGAGGAATATCCCAACCATCTTGTGTCGCGGATGGAAGGTCCCAACGGTTGGTTCAACCAATTGGAGCATGTCCTGGAGCCTGTGGAGGGTGGCCGGGCAAAGCTCCACTATGTCCACAGCGGCATCTTTGACGACAACTGGGACGAACAGTACGACGGCGCCAGCAAGCACACGGAGTTCTACCTCCACACCCTGGGCCAGTATCTGCAGTACTTCGATGGGCAGCCCGTGGTCTTCACGGATATCCAGGCGCCTGCTTCGTCGCAGACTCCCGACGGATTTGTGCAACTGAAAAAGGCCTTGGCCGTGGACGGCGTGGAAGCCGGTACGCCATTTGAGGTGGACGTCGACGGCGTAGGCCGGCTGAGTGGCGAGGTGGACTTCTCCAACGAGAACTTCCTGGGCTTGCGCACCGCAGATACGCTCTTCCGATTCTTCGGTAGGAACGCTTTTGGTGCACCGGTAGGAATGACCGTGCATGAATTCGGTGGCTCGGGAGACTCCGAGCTGACGGCGAAGGCGTGGGGTGCGTTTCTGGAGAAGGTTTACGCGTAG
- a CDS encoding TetR/AcrR family transcriptional regulator, giving the protein MARPIVHDQHVQQRLLVVTAELVDREGPARVTLRDVATAADTSTSAIYSLFGGKAQLLTAAVDDGFRSFGESQQAAAKDGLRGLGSAYREWALQHPALYRLMFGGALAAYVDCSPTPEVASASMLPLVEAVTKAQQAGGLRQDDPATVAMSIWGQVHGLVSLELAQVDNHGTDWAGIYEAALDGVARAWAP; this is encoded by the coding sequence ATGGCAAGACCCATAGTTCACGATCAGCACGTCCAGCAACGGCTCCTTGTAGTGACCGCCGAACTTGTGGACCGTGAAGGCCCCGCGCGTGTCACTCTCCGCGATGTTGCCACAGCCGCAGACACGTCCACCTCTGCGATCTACTCGCTCTTCGGTGGGAAAGCGCAACTCCTGACGGCCGCCGTCGACGACGGTTTTCGCTCCTTTGGGGAGTCCCAGCAGGCTGCGGCAAAAGACGGACTCCGCGGCCTGGGCAGCGCATACCGCGAGTGGGCCTTGCAGCATCCAGCCCTTTACCGGCTGATGTTCGGCGGCGCACTGGCGGCCTATGTTGATTGCAGCCCGACGCCGGAGGTCGCCTCAGCCTCCATGCTTCCCCTGGTGGAGGCGGTCACCAAGGCGCAGCAAGCGGGAGGGCTCCGACAAGACGACCCCGCTACCGTGGCCATGTCGATTTGGGGGCAAGTTCACGGCTTGGTCAGCCTGGAGCTGGCGCAAGTGGACAACCATGGCACGGATTGGGCGGGAATCTACGAGGCAGCATTGGACGGTGTCGCCCGCGCGTGGGCCCCGTAA
- a CDS encoding DUF4188 domain-containing protein → MAQEIFPGRFTADIGRETVTVFLIGMRANRWWKMGKVGRVASAMPTMMRHLAANPEAGLLGSEQWFGRTTILLSYWESPEHLRRFAADRDSPHLGPWRKFMKEIAGSGDIGVWHETYQVPASGIEVVYNGMPLFGLAKATSHVPVGPGSNTAKQRMGSAARTSTAGA, encoded by the coding sequence ATGGCACAGGAGATCTTTCCCGGCCGTTTTACGGCGGACATCGGGCGCGAAACAGTGACCGTCTTCCTGATCGGGATGCGCGCCAACCGGTGGTGGAAGATGGGCAAGGTGGGGCGGGTGGCATCAGCCATGCCTACGATGATGCGACATCTGGCCGCCAATCCCGAGGCAGGGTTGCTCGGCAGCGAGCAGTGGTTTGGGCGCACCACCATCCTGCTCAGTTATTGGGAAAGTCCTGAGCATCTGAGGCGCTTTGCCGCGGACCGCGATTCGCCACACCTGGGGCCATGGCGGAAGTTCATGAAGGAAATTGCCGGCAGTGGCGACATCGGGGTCTGGCACGAGACGTACCAGGTACCGGCGTCGGGCATTGAAGTGGTGTACAACGGGATGCCGCTTTTTGGCCTGGCCAAGGCAACTTCCCATGTTCCCGTCGGCCCGGGCAGCAACACGGCGAAGCAGCGCATGGGCTCAGCTGCCCGGACCTCAACGGCGGGCGCCTAG
- a CDS encoding PLP-dependent aminotransferase family protein, producing MPGSLNPTALVRLLGSWNNGALPAYRELADVVRLLVMDGRIPLDVALPSERALAQTLGLSRTTVTAAYASLREQGFLTSGQGSRGRTSIPHRAAPVSIPGLAAPEGLLDLAYASLPAAGEVVHRAFADALTELPALLPGFGYDALGVQALRQAIAGKYASEGVPTTPDQILVTSGAQHALNIVLHTLVGKQDRVLVEHPTYPNALDAIRAAGCKVLPVPLPPHASPAWDVDAMVSTMNHQRPAMAYLVPDFHNPTGRIMSDLQRRRLARAAAAAGTVLVVDETLRGLNLDGVRTSPMSAFNPSVVSIGSLSKSHWAGLRTGWIRAEEEMITRFVATRTTMDLGGPVVEQLAAARLVRSFAEPLDARLDQLRHNRESLLALLAEHLPEWEVERPRGGLTVWCRLPSACSTALTVLAPDFGLRLAAGPRFGVGGAFEHYLRVPYTLPPAQLEFAVSGLHAAQQKLDASPQLRRTLKTERPAAVAIA from the coding sequence ATGCCCGGCTCACTGAATCCCACCGCACTCGTCCGTCTCCTGGGCTCTTGGAACAACGGCGCCCTGCCCGCCTACCGGGAGCTGGCCGACGTCGTGCGCCTGCTGGTCATGGATGGGCGCATCCCGCTTGACGTCGCGCTCCCCAGCGAGCGGGCGCTGGCGCAGACCCTCGGCCTAAGCCGCACCACTGTCACCGCGGCCTATGCGAGCCTGCGCGAGCAAGGTTTTCTCACCTCGGGCCAGGGCAGCCGTGGCAGGACGAGCATCCCTCACCGCGCCGCACCTGTGAGCATTCCGGGCCTTGCCGCGCCCGAGGGACTCCTGGACCTGGCCTACGCATCACTTCCGGCCGCCGGCGAAGTTGTCCACCGGGCATTCGCTGACGCCCTCACCGAACTGCCTGCGTTGCTCCCCGGCTTCGGGTACGACGCCCTTGGAGTTCAGGCATTGCGTCAGGCGATCGCTGGGAAATACGCCTCGGAAGGTGTGCCCACCACCCCGGATCAGATCCTGGTGACGTCCGGCGCACAGCACGCCCTCAACATCGTTCTCCATACGCTGGTGGGAAAGCAGGACAGGGTTCTGGTGGAACACCCCACGTATCCCAATGCCTTGGACGCCATCCGGGCAGCCGGCTGCAAAGTGCTTCCCGTGCCGTTACCGCCCCACGCCTCACCTGCTTGGGACGTTGATGCGATGGTCTCCACAATGAACCATCAGCGCCCCGCAATGGCCTACCTTGTGCCCGATTTCCACAACCCGACCGGGCGCATCATGTCGGACCTGCAGCGCCGCCGCTTGGCCCGGGCGGCCGCTGCCGCCGGAACGGTTCTGGTGGTGGACGAGACGTTGCGGGGGTTGAACCTCGACGGCGTCCGGACCTCGCCGATGTCCGCCTTCAATCCCAGCGTGGTTTCGATCGGTTCGCTCAGCAAATCCCACTGGGCGGGACTCAGAACGGGCTGGATCCGGGCGGAGGAGGAGATGATCACCCGGTTCGTGGCGACGAGGACCACCATGGACCTGGGCGGACCAGTGGTTGAGCAGTTGGCCGCCGCACGATTGGTCAGGTCCTTCGCGGAACCGCTCGACGCCCGCCTGGACCAGTTGCGGCACAATCGGGAATCGCTGCTGGCCTTGCTTGCAGAACACCTGCCGGAATGGGAAGTGGAACGGCCCCGCGGCGGGCTCACGGTTTGGTGCCGCCTGCCCAGCGCCTGCAGCACCGCCCTCACTGTGCTGGCGCCGGATTTCGGGCTACGGTTGGCGGCCGGACCACGCTTCGGAGTCGGCGGAGCTTTCGAGCATTACCTGCGCGTCCCCTACACCCTGCCGCCCGCGCAACTCGAATTCGCCGTCAGTGGACTGCATGCCGCCCAGCAGAAGCTCGACGCCTCGCCCCAACTCCGCCGGACCCTGAAGACCGAGCGGCCGGCCGCCGTCGCAATCGCCTAG
- a CDS encoding carbohydrate ABC transporter permease yields MSSTSSPIAPVTDRATPTPQAPLRRQKTLYTLANPRKSTSLTLVTGLFALYCLIPMAWLVINATKSQGDFVSSFGLGFGERFALWDNIVQVFTFQDGIFSRWLLNTILYVVAGALVSTFLAALGGYALAKHDFVGRRVFLLIVLGSISVPGIALAIPQFLLFAQLGITNTPWAVLIPSFINPFGLYLMWVFSDQAVPNGLIEAARIDGAGELRIFLQIAFPLLAPATVTVLLFSFVSIWNNYFLPLIMLKDPAWYPLTIGINQWNKLGSTAGNGELIQNLVITGSLLMIVPLIAAFLSLQRYWQSGLSLGAIKD; encoded by the coding sequence ATGTCCTCAACAAGTAGCCCCATTGCACCAGTGACAGACCGGGCAACACCTACGCCCCAAGCTCCCCTGCGGCGCCAGAAGACTTTGTACACGCTGGCCAACCCGAGGAAGAGCACGTCCCTGACCCTTGTGACCGGGCTGTTCGCGCTTTACTGTCTCATTCCCATGGCTTGGCTCGTGATAAATGCCACCAAGTCGCAGGGAGATTTCGTTTCCTCATTCGGGCTGGGCTTCGGCGAACGGTTCGCGTTGTGGGACAACATCGTCCAGGTGTTCACCTTCCAGGACGGCATCTTTTCGCGTTGGCTGCTGAATACCATTCTTTACGTTGTAGCCGGCGCACTGGTGTCGACGTTCCTTGCCGCCTTGGGAGGCTATGCGCTCGCGAAGCACGACTTCGTGGGCAGACGCGTATTCCTTCTCATCGTGCTCGGTTCCATTTCTGTTCCCGGCATAGCACTTGCCATTCCGCAATTCCTGCTCTTTGCCCAGCTCGGAATAACCAACACGCCGTGGGCCGTCCTGATCCCTTCCTTCATCAACCCCTTTGGCCTGTACCTTATGTGGGTATTTTCCGATCAGGCCGTGCCCAACGGATTGATCGAGGCAGCGCGGATCGACGGCGCCGGGGAACTGCGCATCTTCCTGCAGATCGCTTTTCCCCTGCTTGCGCCCGCAACAGTCACCGTGCTGCTTTTCTCGTTCGTCTCAATCTGGAACAACTACTTCCTGCCGCTCATCATGCTTAAGGACCCAGCCTGGTACCCGCTAACGATCGGAATTAACCAGTGGAACAAGCTGGGCTCCACGGCAGGGAATGGCGAGCTCATCCAGAATTTGGTCATTACCGGCTCACTACTGATGATCGTTCCACTGATCGCGGCCTTCCTCAGCCTCCAGCGTTATTGGCAATCGGGTCTTTCGCTTGGAGCCATCAAGGACTGA
- a CDS encoding sugar ABC transporter permease, giving the protein MSRQTLTNRIKVSDNVPVRQSLRQPKRRKVGLLFIAPFSVLFLFVFIVPICYSAYISLFQNKLIGGRVFIWFDNYVKLFQDSQFYDGVIRVVLFTAIQVPIMLFSAIALALAIDSLRLHGSRFFRIVVFLPYAIPAIVSTLMWGFMLGIRYGLIGSLNKAAGTSFNPFAPETTMVSIGVMVTWGFTGYNMLIFYAALRAVPRELYEAAAIDGANEFQIIRHIKLPALRSSLIVTIIFSIIGTFQLFNEPNILATLVSNSGITSYYTPNMYAYSLAFTGSQQGYAAALALVMAIFTIAIAYVVQIKGMKNVLNK; this is encoded by the coding sequence ATGAGCAGGCAAACGCTCACGAACCGCATAAAGGTTTCAGACAACGTACCCGTTCGCCAATCCCTCAGACAGCCTAAACGCCGCAAAGTGGGCCTGCTCTTCATTGCGCCCTTCAGTGTGCTGTTCCTCTTCGTCTTCATCGTCCCGATCTGTTATTCCGCCTACATCAGCCTGTTCCAGAACAAGCTGATCGGAGGAAGAGTCTTCATTTGGTTCGACAATTACGTAAAGCTTTTTCAGGACAGCCAGTTCTATGACGGCGTAATTCGAGTCGTTCTTTTTACCGCCATCCAAGTCCCCATCATGCTGTTCAGCGCCATCGCCCTGGCGCTTGCCATCGATTCCCTTCGGCTCCACGGTTCCCGGTTCTTCCGCATCGTGGTGTTCCTGCCCTATGCCATCCCCGCCATCGTCTCAACTCTTATGTGGGGCTTTATGCTCGGCATCCGGTATGGACTTATAGGAAGCCTCAACAAGGCTGCAGGCACATCCTTCAATCCATTCGCTCCCGAAACAACGATGGTTTCAATTGGTGTCATGGTGACGTGGGGATTCACCGGCTACAACATGCTGATCTTCTATGCTGCTCTCCGGGCAGTCCCCCGCGAGCTCTACGAGGCCGCGGCAATCGATGGAGCAAACGAGTTCCAGATCATCCGGCACATCAAGCTCCCGGCGCTGCGGAGTTCACTTATCGTGACGATCATTTTCTCGATTATTGGCACCTTCCAGCTGTTCAACGAACCAAATATTCTCGCAACGCTCGTGTCCAACAGCGGCATAACCTCCTACTACACACCGAACATGTACGCGTACAGCCTCGCTTTCACCGGCTCACAGCAGGGATACGCCGCGGCACTTGCCCTGGTCATGGCAATCTTCACCATTGCCATCGCGTACGTGGTTCAAATCAAGGGAATGAAAAATGTCCTCAACAAGTAG